From the genome of Xylanivirga thermophila, one region includes:
- a CDS encoding CPBP family intramembrane glutamic endopeptidase: MKKLLITIGKALGFFILWAILASMDFLYEPQFIYGNPAVTRLWWELVPLIVTIIVTLIFEKGIEKGRVHIQLIGQPFRDFILGILLGAIWLGITIFILRYLGVIQFDSKNVVNYMWVWLIAAFINVVMQEYLIRGYIFQIFKSNYNSIVATIVSTLIFTALHGGAFEVGIVAVLNVLTMSIFVSLLLIYTKTLIAPIIVHFIWNAVGCLYLGGVSLADDYPNLWNCTFTGSKLLTGGIAKIEGSVIVSAMNIIMIIIVGVMISRGQSSNQRKGVF; this comes from the coding sequence ATGAAAAAATTATTAATAACAATAGGAAAGGCACTTGGATTTTTTATTTTATGGGCTATTCTTGCTTCTATGGATTTTTTATATGAACCACAGTTCATTTATGGAAACCCAGCTGTAACTAGGCTATGGTGGGAACTAGTGCCACTTATCGTGACTATAATTGTTACATTAATATTTGAAAAAGGAATTGAAAAGGGGAGAGTTCATATACAATTAATTGGACAACCTTTTAGAGATTTTATTTTAGGCATACTTTTAGGGGCTATTTGGCTTGGGATAACTATATTTATTTTAAGATATTTAGGAGTAATACAATTTGATAGTAAAAATGTTGTAAACTATATGTGGGTATGGCTCATTGCAGCTTTTATAAATGTTGTAATGCAAGAATATTTAATAAGAGGGTATATTTTTCAGATTTTCAAATCTAACTATAATAGCATAGTTGCAACTATTGTAAGCACTCTTATATTTACAGCATTACATGGAGGAGCTTTTGAAGTTGGAATTGTAGCTGTATTAAATGTTTTAACTATGAGTATTTTTGTATCACTATTGTTGATTTATACCAAAACTTTAATAGCACCAATTATTGTACATTTTATTTGGAATGCCGTTGGGTGTCTATATCTAGGTGGGGTTTCATTAGCAGACGATTATCCAAATCTTTGGAATTGTACCTTTACAGGAAGCAAATTACTTACAGGGGGAATAGCTAAAATTGAAGGAAGCGTTATAGTTTCAGCTATGAATATTATTATGATAATAATTGTTGGGGTGATGATATCTAGAGGTCAATCTTCCAATCAAAGGAAGGGGGTTTTTTAA